From the Lathyrus oleraceus cultivar Zhongwan6 chromosome 3, CAAS_Psat_ZW6_1.0, whole genome shotgun sequence genome, the window AATTAAAATCCCCACCCAGCATGCATTACTTGGCTAGAAAAAGAACTTATAAAAATCAAGACATGAGAGAAAGTTTCACAGGAATGAGGTAGAAAACAGACAAAATGATTAGACAATACAGGAGGTCAGAGTGCTAAATTGTTACACATTATATCATGCCCTACAAACATCAAACAAGATAATAAACTAAACTTCTACTGGCGCGGGATTATACCATTCAGATGCCGCCTGCACCATTCCATCTGTTATAAGTCGAGCACCAGACAGAAGTGATCCCAAGCCAATCCTGAAATGGAAGGTTACAATAAAAAATCACCCCGGCATTTTCATTCAGAGCATGATTAATGAAATTTAGAAGCCCACACCCTACCCTGGAAACAGATACATGTTGTTGGCTTGATTTACATGGCCAACTCTTCCATCTCCTGCACAAAAATTAATTTGGAGGTAATGATAATACGTGATAATGAACAAATCAACCAAACTTTGTACCAACAAGATGCATATCCTAACTAGCCTCCATGTCTAAGAAATATATGAAAATGACAAGATACTTCAAAGCCAAAAAAATCATATTAAGAGGTAATTACCAAGATCAACATTTTCAGAAGGGCTTCCACTGGCAAACACTATGTTTTCTCCAGCATGATTAAATGCATCAATAGCAGTGCACTCAGCTGTACCAATAACaacaaaaaatatcaaaatgaaAAACATGTACATAATCAAGCAATTTTGAGTGCTGAATAAACTTTGTACAAACAGACCATTCATAGTGGGATTAGACATGGCAAAGATAGCCGGTTTTGTTGAAACAGATTCTCTCATTGCCTTAAGAACCTGAGTTGAATCCCAACGATTAAAATAAAGAAACCCAATTACTGTGAAATGAATGGTGTAAAATCCAAGGATGTCTAAGCATGTCATTTTAAAAAATGTCTATTGCTTTTAATTGTTTAATGCACTTCACCGAGGAAGAAGACAATGTCAGAGTGGTATTATAAAAGGTAATTACCTGCTCATTAAAAATACCACCAACCCCAGACAATCCAAGCAGCGCATGTGGCCTAACCTTCTTAACCTAAAGATAATTGGCATCAATAGTTACAGCATGCACATGAACAAGTATGCATGTCTTTAAATTTGCATTATTAAAGTACTTCTTATATAAACAAGTATTTTTATGCTAACAATTTGTTGTCCATAAGTATAAGACTAAAGCCAATGGAGTTTTCCTTGAGCAATATCAGTATCATTACCACATCAATAATACTGGCACCCTCTGCAAGCCCTTCTAGGTCTCTTGGACTTTTAGCAAATGGAACTGCAGCTGGATCTATATTACTCCTTTCTGTTGTGATGAGACCCTGAATTCAAGCACTATGCCATTACAGACAAACTTAAATGATGCATCATATCAACAACTTTAAAGTTAAGTAACAGAATCCAAAACCAGGGATGCCAAATAATAAACTAAGACAATATGACAAAGGAGAACATTTGGATTAAAAATGTTTTGTCAATAATCATGAAGTAACAAAATTATACAGGATTATGATGGATGATGATTATGGGGGTGCTACAACTTGAAGCTCTAATAATGCAACTGTACAAGGAGAGAGTGAAAGCATACATCTTTATCAAGTaaaaaaaattgactttttgctTCGGTTTCACTGCACCCTGACATCTTTGAAACGGCCTGGACAGCCATGTTAAGAACCCCAAGCCCTGCGCTGCAAGTTAGACAAAAAAACATATCATGTAAGGCAGGATCGAGCAGTATTTTGGCAGCCATGTTAGGCAGAAAGTAGCGAAAACAAGGAGTGTGATAGAACAATAAAACAAACTGAACACCAAATAATGATTACATGACAATTAGTTTTGCAAGTACCTTCCAGCTCCAACGATAACTATCTTTTGTTTCGCAAAATCAGATAATGGTCGACCTTGGGCTCTTACAGTTCCCAGTAATCCAGCAAGTGCAACACCAGCTGTGCCCTATTGGACAAGGAAAATGATGGCAAATCAAAGTTTCAGCAGTTACTTAAGGACACAGCCCATTACTTAACTGCTTGAACATGTATATCACATTATCACCTGTATATCATCATTGAACATGCAAAACTTTTGGCGATATCGTTTGAGGGTTTCAAAAGCCCACTTCATTTGGAAATCCTCAAACTGAAAAATTATTCATTGTCAATCAGTTACTAATTTAAACCTCAAGAGCATGTTCTAAAAGAAACGCAAACCTGAACAATAGCCTTCGGCCATCGTGCATGAACAGCTTCCATGAATTCATCCATAATCGAAAGATACTCTTCACCTTCCAACCTAGGTTGTCGAACTCCTAAATCTGTCACATGAAAATCATGTCAATACACACACTGTAAAATGCGAGGAATTAGCATGTTTGCTTTCTTCTTTCTCAAGAGACCAACAAAAGTGGCAGAGTCATTATAAAACCACGTAATCTAGGATGCTGAAGAAGACGAAACCTCCCTCAGTTTATAAAGCAAGTATGTCCACAGAAAATGAAAGATGAGACAATACAACCAAGAAATAAGCAAACAAAATATCTAACAGAACGAATTTTACTTACAAAGGCGATCATCAAGTAGCTCTTGATTGTTTGTTCCGACATCCAGCATGATTGGAAGTATCTGCCATAATTGGGAAAAAAGCATACAGCATAAGTTAAAGAGAGAGTTACTGGCCTTAACAGGTTTCAGTTAAAAATgaaaacataattaaaataaaattataatcTAAAACTAATAATTTAAATTTgtaatatataaattaaaatacacTCAGAATGCACAAGTTGGGGGAAAATTATAGGACAAAGAAACACATACTCTTTTTGGGTTGATACCGGCAGCTGCAACATACATATCAAGTTTTCCTATAGGTATTCCAATGCCCTGAACTCCAAGGTCACCTAACCCAAGAATACGACTACCATCTGTCAAGACAATCATGTCTACCTGCAAAGAGAAACATGATGATTAAGACCAACACTAATAAATGAATAACACAATCCAGGAAGAAGAATATAACTTAATGAACCAAAAATCTTATAAATTGCAACAAGCCATATAGTCACATAACACTGCATCCACTAACCGGACATTTACCAATGCAGTCACATAAAGTCATTCAAAGGTAAATACCTAAATCATTTCTATAAATTTGAAAATAAGTACCAATTTTATGTATGGCAGTTGCTTAGACAGTACAAGAGGACATATTTTAATAAAGAAAGAAGAATAAAACAAACTAACCTCCTCTATATTTCCTATTTTCACCTACTCCCCTTATATTTTATAAACCCAATACTTCCACGCACCTTACTCTAGCTTGGTATATTTGCGAAAATTCAAAAGAATAAGAATATAAAAAGAAGGTATAGCAAGAAACATGTCCAACAGAAGTCCTCAACACCACTaataaaacagaaaatatttGGTGAAACTAAATGGATCCATAATAAAAAATGCAAGATCCTGCTCATTTGAACTTCAGTTCATCTCTCAGCAAGTTAAAATTTTACTAAATTCATCGACAGAATTAAAGTAACTGCAGAATTTGTTATGTTCTGTGAGAGATGTGATTAGAAGCTTCTTCTAGCTTCCACTGCACCTCAGCATAACTAACTCAGTAAGTATATGCTGGAAGATTCCTATAGAAGCTTCTCTTAGCTTCCATTGTCACCTCAGCATAACTAACTTAGAGTTAGTTATGACAAGGTGTAGGTTAAGTCACTTTGTTGTGTATGATTAGGATGTCTATATAAGTCCTAATCTACTTTGTAACAAACCCAGAAAATCAATAACAAAACTTCAAAAGCAAATGAATCAATATTCTCTCTCTTTTCTCTTATCTTTCATGTTCCAACTCTCACAAACTTGAAAAACACTAGGTAGATGTTCCAACCCTTAGAAGGTAGGAGTGAAAAGATAAAGGTCACTTCCATTTCAATTATGAACGAAAAGAAAAAGGATACAGTATTTATTAA encodes:
- the LOC127127125 gene encoding NAD-dependent malic enzyme 59 kDa isoform, mitochondrial, producing the protein MWKLTRFAASGSRLFSTAIPAPCMVHKRGADILHDPWFNKDTGFPLTERDRLGLRGLLPPRIISFQEQYDRFMSSYRSLEKNTHGQLDDVVSLSKWRSLNRLHDRNETLYYRALIDNIKEFAPIIYTPTVGLVCQNYCGLYRRPRGMYFSSKDKGEMMSMIYNWPAPQVDMIVLTDGSRILGLGDLGVQGIGIPIGKLDMYVAAAGINPKRILPIMLDVGTNNQELLDDRLYLGVRQPRLEGEEYLSIMDEFMEAVHARWPKAIVQFEDFQMKWAFETLKRYRQKFCMFNDDIQGTAGVALAGLLGTVRAQGRPLSDFAKQKIVIVGAGSAGLGVLNMAVQAVSKMSGCSETEAKSQFFLLDKDGLITTERSNIDPAAVPFAKSPRDLEGLAEGASIIDVVKKVRPHALLGLSGVGGIFNEQVLKAMRESVSTKPAIFAMSNPTMNAECTAIDAFNHAGENIVFASGSPSENVDLGDGRVGHVNQANNMYLFPGIGLGSLLSGARLITDGMVQAASECLASYMLEEDIKKGILYPSIDCIRNVTAEVGAAVLRAAVAEGIAEGQGAVGSKELEHMSKEDTLEYVRGNMWYPEYCPLVHEK